Proteins co-encoded in one Ralstonia sp. RRA genomic window:
- the cysT gene encoding sulfate ABC transporter permease subunit CysT codes for MSLSSALFPPARRKPANVLPGFGLALGFSLLYLALIVLIPLSATVLKTFTMTWDAFWTTVTAPRVVASYKLTFGASLIAAVVNLVFGLIVAWVLVRYRFPGKRVIDALVDLPFALPTAVAGIALTALYAPNGWIGSRLEPLGLKVAFTPLGIVVALTFIGLPFVVRTVQPVLEDLETELEEAAASLGATRWQTFTRVILPTLLPALLTGFALSFARATGEYGSVIFIAGNMPMVSEITPLMIYSKLEQFDYAGATAIAVVMLGISFTLLLVINLLQAWTRRRGNRNDTIERAPETLITSAAGA; via the coding sequence ATGAGCCTGTCCTCTGCGTTGTTTCCTCCCGCGCGGCGTAAGCCTGCCAACGTGCTCCCCGGTTTCGGGCTGGCGCTGGGCTTTTCGCTGCTGTACCTCGCGCTGATCGTCCTGATCCCGCTGTCGGCGACCGTCCTCAAGACGTTCACGATGACGTGGGATGCGTTCTGGACCACGGTCACCGCGCCGCGTGTGGTGGCGTCGTACAAGCTGACGTTTGGCGCGTCGTTGATTGCGGCGGTGGTCAACCTCGTGTTCGGGCTGATCGTGGCATGGGTGCTGGTGCGCTATCGCTTTCCGGGCAAGCGCGTGATTGATGCACTGGTCGACCTGCCGTTTGCGCTGCCGACTGCGGTGGCAGGCATTGCGCTCACCGCGCTGTATGCGCCGAATGGCTGGATCGGCTCGCGCCTGGAGCCGCTTGGGCTGAAGGTTGCCTTCACGCCGCTGGGCATTGTGGTGGCGCTCACCTTCATCGGTCTGCCGTTTGTGGTGCGCACGGTGCAGCCGGTGCTCGAAGACTTGGAAACCGAGCTGGAAGAAGCTGCCGCCAGCCTGGGCGCCACGCGCTGGCAGACCTTTACCCGCGTGATCCTGCCGACCTTGCTGCCCGCGCTGCTGACTGGCTTTGCGCTGTCGTTTGCTCGAGCCACGGGTGAATACGGCTCGGTCATCTTCATCGCCGGCAACATGCCGATGGTCTCCGAGATCACGCCGCTGATGATCTATTCCAAGCTCGAGCAATTCGATTACGCAGGCGCCACAGCCATCGCTGTCGTCATGCTGGGTATCTCGTTCACGCTGCTGCTGGTGATCAACCTGCTGCAAGCCTGGACGCGCCGCCGCGGCAATCGCAATGACACCATCGAGCGTGCCCCCGAAACCTTGATCACCAGCGCGGCAGGAGCCTGA